ACGATGGCAATGCCCATAGCCATAGGGGTCCTTTATTCTTGAAGGTATTGTAGGCAACATGCTCGCTCCACTATCCGGGACAACTATGAGGGAAACCCCAAAACCTCTAGGGGATTAGACAAtgatgtgtttgtgtgtgtgtgtgggtatgCATCACACCTCTTGGATGTGTTTGTGTATGTTTGTGTGTAgccgtgtgtgtgtggtggtggtggggggggggttCTTTTTTGAAGCCCGTACTAGTCGGAGGGACTACTagtatgttgtcgttgttgttggtgttgctcaaCCAATGTGATTTGGGTTCGATCAAATGGAGGCTAGGCCTTACGTTATCATCTAAGGCTAGTTTAGCAAGTTGTCATACTCCTTGGACCACCTAGGTTCGGTCTGACACCTCTCCCTTCCTTTGAGGTGTGTTTTCAGGTGGCAACAAGACGGCCAACGATCAAGGCGTCTACATTGCTTACATAAATGATGATAGTTGTCGAAGACCTACTCCGCTTGGTTGAGCCAACAAGATATCTATAGTCGACCTTATGTTTTCCCTTCTTGCGTTAAGTTGAGATACTGGTGTGCTCGTCCCAAGCATTGTAAACTGATCTCATATTTTTTACGAATGAAAAGCAAAATAGGTCATGATTCTGATAAATCAACAATTGAATAAACTATACGAGTAAAATACTCATGTCTGATGTCATGTTAAATTAATCTCTAAGATGATATAAGAACATTGCTAGCAAGGTGACTAATGATGTCATGGAGGAGCTGAAGCTCCATGGAAGGAACAAAAAGACTTGCATGCGCTACCTGTTATATTTGTGTGTCTCGGAACATCGACCAGTAATGCAGGACCTGTCCAAATATAAAAACAAATCATTCTCTCTcaaaaaactactccctccgatcctaaatacttcctccgtcccaaaatgactgtcttaagcttagtacaattttgtattagagctagtacaaagtcaagacagttattttgggacgaagggagtataagtcttttaaaatatttcactaggagtctacatagggaacaaaataagtgaatctacattaaagtatgtctatatgcatccgtatgtagttcactagtgaaacatatttaaagacttatatttaggaacaaagggagtaCAAATCATTCACAAGCACCATCTCTTTTTTAATATATATTGAAATCGCAGATACTGACGTACAAGGATAACTGTAATAATGCACCGAAGATATGCTATTTTGTATGTTGAAAAACAGAGTTTCAAACAATTTTTGTGGACTATTAGTTTCACAGCTATTCTGAATCGGAGGATACATCAGCTACTCAACAATTTTTGTGGgttatttttttaatatatgacGTTATCATCTAACTAGATTCCCGTCCCATCTTCTCCTATTCCTCTCCATGTTCTTCTCATCCCACATGTCTAAAAAGTTCCCGTTGTCTTTTCCACTATATCAGTAATCGTCAACAATTTAACCAAGATGATTGTACCGTATGCGCACACATGGCAGTGGCAGGCCGGAGAGTGACAAAATCGTCAAAGATTGGCTTTGGACGAAGAAAACCGGGGAGCTCACCGTTGAGGACCTCGAGGTCGAGCGTGTCGACGTCGAGGCCGGCGGCGAAGTGGGCCTGGTTAAAGTGCCCCGGCGCGTCGACGTGGGTTCCTATGTGGCACTCCATACTGAGCTCCGACAAGTTGTAGTCTGACCCGTTCTCCATCGACTCCTTGAGCCGCACCACGGGGCCCACCGTCGCGCCCGGCGCGTACGCCGGCATGCCTGGTCGGAACGCGTGCGTGATGTCGACGATGCGCCCGCCGCCGTACTCCTCCAGCCCCGGGCCGTAACGCCGACCGGCCGCGCCAAGGTCCAGCGCCGGCCCGCAGGTGTTGGTCTCCGCGTCCGCGTAGCCTGGGTGCGCGTCGCCGGCCGCCGTGGCGAGAGCATGGTGCGCTGGGAGGAGGATCAGCAGGAAGATGGTGAGAGCCACTCGGGCCGCCATGGTCGCCTACTTGAGGATGCCGAACGCTCTTGCTATGGAGTATGTGGATCCTGGGAAGTGATCACTCTGCTTCTCACGTcggctgttttttttttttttttttttttttttttttttttttttgagagagaacacgTCGGCTGATTGGGAGGACGGGTAGTGTTAAGAGGCGGTCACTGAAACCACATATAGTTTCTCTGTTTGTCCAAACAGTCCCCGGGCAAAATATCTACTCGTGCGGTCGTGTCCATCTCTTGGAAATGCGACCATACGCTCATTCCTTTGGTATGTTCATATGGTTTGACAATTTTGTTATGAAATAGAAAATGTTTTAAATTAAccggttgattttgttgttgtgtaAGTCATCTCTCGTGGCTGATGCGCGTTGCttagggcccaccatcacttatcCCACGTAGCGTTATCCCCACACGCAGCTCTCGTTcacatattttttttcttctgttgaaGTCCTTCGTCAAGCTTCACCACGAGATTTCGTCATCTCCGATCGCCACGCCGCCCCACCAACACCACCGCTGCTACGAATGGGGGAGGaagcgacgacgaccaccacaactGGCATCTCTGTCTACAGCAACTACGTCGCGTCGCTCGTCACGTGCTTCATCGGAGCAACCCGTCGTCGTCGCAGCGCCAGACGACGCCGCAATGTGTTTGTGGCTGTGCTGCAGTGGAGTGCTTGACgcctgacggggatatagccctagggtagggtcataggcctgacctatacgtCCTACCcatgggcacctcattattagtttaaggactataaGAAAACTCTGACTGGATCgctacaacatctaatccactcggtacggttttactcggacaagtacattccatccactcggatgacagtcaaccactcggccgtatgagtcACTCGGGTA
This genomic stretch from Hordeum vulgare subsp. vulgare chromosome 6H, MorexV3_pseudomolecules_assembly, whole genome shotgun sequence harbors:
- the LOC123404679 gene encoding cyclase-like protein 1 isoform X1; amino-acid sequence: MAARVALTIFLLILLPAHHALATAAGDAHPGYADAETNTCGPALDLGAAGRRYGPGLEEYGGGRIVDITHAFRPGMPAYAPGATVGPVVRLKESMENGSDYNLSELSMECHIGTHVDAPGHFNQAHFAAGLDVDTLDLEVLNGPALLVDVPRHTNITAEAMESLNIPKGVRRVLFRTLNTDRGLMWKEGGDMSYVGFTEDGAQWLVDNTDVKLVGLDYLSVASFDHARSAHVVFLKNVDIILVEHLKLEYVETGIYMLHCLPLRLVGSDGSPIRCILIK
- the LOC123404679 gene encoding cyclase-like protein 1 isoform X2, translating into MAARVALTIFLLILLPAHHALATAAGDAHPGYADAETNTCGPALDLGAAGRRYGPGLEEYGGGRIVDITHAFRPGMPAYAPGATVGPVVRLKESMENGSDYNLSELSMECHIGTHVDAPGHFNQAHFAAGLDVDTLDLEVLNGPALLVDVPRHTNITAEAMESLNIPKGVRRVLFRTLNTDRGLMWKEGGDMSYVGFTEDGAQWLVDNTDVKLVANLQVLIIYQLHHLITRVLPMWSS